One genomic segment of Tubulanus polymorphus chromosome 4, tnTubPoly1.2, whole genome shotgun sequence includes these proteins:
- the LOC141904093 gene encoding uncharacterized protein LOC141904093 — MMHCLRTIVLLAMVFGSFWASHAIRPDSREIRYEHFTDYLMELGDELFGEQSTRPRPHSSRATNNQKPRNVSQLVPAPVTSSDIIGYFRDVDRRHWSCCMLGRLAGDKGFHCMAQFYAASIDSRNNNRAQNRRMPRLESIDYGKEIRHQFGRCVKHRPNDFHKCCYAANIERAELARWRRLRRWRN, encoded by the exons ATGATGCATTGTCTAAGAACAATTGTTTTGCTGGCGATGGTTTTTGGTAGTTTTTGGGCGTCGCACGCGATTCGGCCGGATTCGAGGGAAATACGGTACGAGCATTTCACCG ATTACTTGATGGAACTTGGGGACGAGTTATTCGGGGAGCAATCGACGAGACCACGACCTCATTCTTCACGGGCTACGAACAATCAGAAACCGAGGAACGTTTCACAACTCGTACCCGCTCCAGTTACTTCATCTGATATTATTGGATATTTCAGAG ACGTGGACCGCAGACACTGGTCTTGTTGCATGCTTGGCAGATTGGCAGGCGACAAAGGCTTCCACTGTATGGCGCAGTTTTATGCCGCATCGATCGACTCCCGAAACAACAATCGTGCACAGAACCGCAGAATGCCCAGATTAGAATCTATTGACTACGGTAAAGAAATTCGTCATCAATTCGGCAGATGCGTCAAACATCGACCAAATGATTTTCACAAATGTTGTTACGCAGCAAATATTGAACGAGCAGAGCTCGCTAGGTGGCGTCGCCTTCGCCGATGGCGCAATTAA
- the LOC141903666 gene encoding uncharacterized protein LOC141903666 — translation MRRSAFNIESPFDFDVSTGVDASASMWDVVPSSNCSDTSSNRRKRDASESDDDSVEFRKPMKQTKRSKRRKTVSARERNMRRIESNERERMRMHSLNDAFQGLREVIPHMSMGRKLSKIETLTLAKNYIKALTNVICDMRGEDRRFNFDEEIGDEDDADADGQLSDLPDTEASTEIVHTYTDNLITTA, via the coding sequence ATGCGACGTTCCGCTTTCAATATTGAATCACCGTTCGACTTTGATGTTTCGACCGGTGTTGATGCATCGGCATCGATGTGGGACGTGGTTCCGTCATCGAACTGCTCCGACACCAGTTCGAATAGGCGAAAGAGGGATGCTTCCGAGAGCGACGACGATTCGGTCGAATTTCGTAAACCGATGAAGCAAACGAAACGTTCTAAACGTCGCAAAACTGTGAGCGCTCGCGAACGCAACATGCGACGCATCGAAAGCAATGAACGAGAACGCATGCGCATGCATTCGCTGAACGATGCCTTCCAAGGTTTACGCGAAGTTATACCGCATATGAGTATGGGTCGGAAACTATCCAAAATAGAGACACTAACCTTAGCGAAGAATTACATCAAAGCATTGACGAATGTTATATGCGACATGAGGGGTGAGGACCGTCGCTTCAATTTCGACGAGGAGATAGGCGACGAGGATGACGCGGACGCCGATGGACAATTATCAGATCTACCAGATACAGAAGCAAGCACGGAAATCGTGCATACATATACCGACAATTTGATAACGACCGCCTAA